A window of the Hordeum vulgare subsp. vulgare chromosome 5H, MorexV3_pseudomolecules_assembly, whole genome shotgun sequence genome harbors these coding sequences:
- the LOC123399009 gene encoding BTB/POZ and MATH domain-containing protein 1-like has translation MGACKTASTCSPDEAQGTHVFNILGYSKHRGMGSKHDCYIRSKSFTVGGLDWAIRFYPDGLETQDHISVYLELLSKRTKVRASCDLRLVDQCTGLSSSVHKTGPRLFSFDDSTRFAPQFSELKKRSEIEGEGSVYLRDDRLTIECMVTVMEKPHVADTKPFPKIDVPPSDMTADVGRLLEEKEGFDVTFIVGGETIEAHRFVLAMRSPVLKAELYGPMREARPGQYITIEDMQPAVFKALLHFIYTDSLPRDTDLEGHKDTDMVQLLLVAADKYALERLKLVCQSILCEGLNVDTVAMTLALADQHNCHKLKDACLEFMEISDDMDAVVATQGFKDLKATCPSLIVDALEKRRKFRKA, from the coding sequence ATGGGGGCATGCAAGACGGCGTCTACGTGTTCCCCGGATGAGGCTCAAGGTACACATGTGTTCAATATCTTGGGTTACAGCAAGCACAGGGGCATGGGCAGCAAACACGATTGCTACATAAGATCCAAGAGTTTCACTGTCGGCGGCCTCGACTGGGCCATCCGCTTCTACCCTGATGGTCTCGAAACGCAAGACCACATCTCAGTTTATCTCGAGCTTCTGAGCAAGAGGACTAAAGTACGGGCATCTTGCGACCTGAGGCTTGTCGATCAGTGCACCGGATTATCGTCTTCCGTGCATAAAACAGGGCCTAGGCTTTTCAGTTTCGATGATTCCACTCGGTTTGCTCCACAGTTCTCCGAGTTGAAAAAACGAAGCGAGATCGAGGGTGAGGGGTCAGTCTACCTTAGGGATGATCGCCTGACCATCGAATGCATGGTCACTGTTATGGAAAAGCCGCATGTTGCTGATACCAAACCATTCCCCAAGATCGACGTGCCGCCTTCTGACATGACTGCGGACGTTGGCAGGCTGCTGGAAGAAAAGGAGGGGTTTGATGTCACTTTCATTGTTGGAGGAGAGACCATTGAAGCGCATAGGTTTGTTCTTGCTATGCGGTCGCCTGTTCTGAAAGCAGAGCTCTATGGGCCGATGAGGGAGGCGAGGCCGGGGCAGTACATAACCATCGAGGACATGCAACCTGCCGTTTTCAAGGCCCTGCTCCATTTCATATATACAGACTCTTTGCCTAGAGACACGGATCTTGAGGGACATAAGGACACTGACATGGTCCAACTTTTGCTAGTGGCTGCAGATAAATATGCATTGGAGAGGCTCAAGCTGGTTTGCCAAAGCATCCTTTGTGAGGGTCTCAACGTGGACACCGTGGCAATGACATTGGCTTTAGCTGACCAACATAACTGCCACAAGCTTAAGGATGCTTGCCTTGAATTTATGGAAATCTCAGATGACATGGATGCTGTGGTGGCAACCCAAGGCTTCAAGGATCTCAAGGCGACCTGCCCATCTCTCATAGTGGACGCGTTGGAGAAGAGAAGAAAGTTTCGTAAAGCATGA